From Cucurbita pepo subsp. pepo cultivar mu-cu-16 unplaced genomic scaffold, ASM280686v2 Cp4.1_scaffold000331, whole genome shotgun sequence, a single genomic window includes:
- the LOC111785012 gene encoding red chlorophyll catabolite reductase, chloroplastic-like yields MCRRKRDSINFILGSWLHSKLPTGASLNIASLSAHLRPSTDAPNFVIEFIQSSPTSLILILDLPPRKDLVLNPDYLQLFYEDTGLDKYRKAIEELPEVRPYAMSSLFFRSLVSPTSIIVRVDTESGGPERMEEIIANHVGPVARDVIRVWLDECACKERGVGEMDRGNIEKRDELVKKKTIDIDLGSSLPRLFGQEIADRVVAAIQQIFEA; encoded by the exons ATGTGTCGAAGAAAGAGAGACTCT ATTAATTTCATATTGGGAAGTTGGTTGCATAGCAAGCTACCAACAGGAGCATCATTAAACATAGCAAGCCTTTCTGCCCACTTGAGGCCATCAACTGATGCTCCAAACTTCGTCATAGAATTCATTCAAAGCTCTCCAACCTCCCTCATTCTCATTCTGGATCTACCTCCCAGAAAGGATCTGGTGCTCAATCCAGACTACCTTCAATTGTTCTATGAAGATACAGGATTAGACAAATACCGTAAAGCAATCGAAGAACTCCCTGAAGTACGACCATATGCCATGTCCTCTCTTTTCTTCCGCTCCTTAGTTTCCCCAACTTCCATAATTGTCCGTGTCGATACGGAATCGGGAGGACCCGAACGCATGGAGGAGATTATAGCAAACCATGTCGGTCCGGTTGCAAGAGATGTGATTCGGGTGTGGCTGGATGAATGTGCTTGCAAGGAGAGAGGGGTTGGAGAGATGGACAGAGGTAATATTGAGAAGAGGGATGAGTTGGTTAAGAAGAAAACCATTGATATAGACTTGGGTTCTAGTTTGCCAAGATTGTTTGGCCAGGAAATAGCAGATAGAGTAGTGGCAGCCATCCAACAAATCTTTGAAGCATGA